The genome window ATCACCCACAGCGCTATTGCCTCTCCCCTGCCGGGAAGCAACAGCGCCGCCACCGCCATCAACCCGCCGATGGTGATGGGGGCCACCGCCGGGCTAACCATGAGATTGGCCAGCACCGATACCAGCGATACCCTCCCGCTCATCGCCGCTACCAGGGGCGCGGTGGTGACGTCCGCGGCCACGGCCACCGCCAGGGCGCGCACCAGCACATCGGGTAACCGCACCCCGCCGCACTCCAACCCCGCGATCCAGCGATAAAGCAGGGGATACAGCACCACTATTCCCGCCGTGGCCGCCACCGAGAGCACAAACCCCCACTGGGTGGCCAAAGAGGCGTCGTAAAGCAGAAGAACGATCACCGCCACGCTCAATCCATGCAGGGGCGGAAAGGTGGCGGAGTGTGCCACCGCGAGCAGGCCCACCAGCCCGGTGAGCGTGGCGCGTAATACCGAGGGCTCCGGGCCCACGAGGACAAAGAACACCACCACTGCCAGCACCGCCGCCGATAGTTGAAGCCGTGGCCCCAGGGAACACAGGCGGCAGAGGAGGAACACGCAGGTGGCCACGATGGTGACATTGGTTCCGCTGACCGCAGAAAGATGCGAAAGCCCCGTGGAGAGGTAGAGTTCCCGCTCCGCCTCCCCCTGCGCGGTGGTATTGCCCAGCACCATGCCGGGGATCAGGCCCTGGCTCGCCTCCCCCACCTGTTCCCGCACCGCCACGATAAACCGCTCGTGCACGTCGGCCACCCACGCATCAATCCCACGCGGAGTGCCCGTCTGCCATTCGCGTACCGTGCCCACCCAACGGCTCAACCCCGGCTTATCACTCGGATTCCAGTGCACGCGCGCCATCACGAGGCTGCCTCTGCTCAGTGTGATCGGCTGTTCCGATTCCACAAAGAGCGGAACCTGCGCCGGATAATCCTCCACCCGCACCGGAACCAACCACCGCTTCCCGCCCACACCGCGCGGTTCGCCCGCCACCCGCGCGCGTATCTCCTCCGGGATTTCCGCCCGAGCGAGGCGCACCCGCCACCGGCCCAGCACGCAGGCCGCCAATCCCACTGGCCCCATCACCAGGGCTTGCCCCGGGGAACGCAGCACCAGGGCGATCACCACGGCACCACCCACCAAGGCCCACGCCACCGGCTCGTGGAAAAGCACCACGGCCAGGGTCACCGCCCACACCAGCGCGGCGGCGGGGATAAGGCGTAGTTCCCTCATGGCACCACGTTCTCCTTGATCGCCGCATACTTGGCCGGGCCGATTCCCCGCACCTCCTGTAATTGGCTCACATCGCTAAACCCACCGTGGGTCTCCCGGTAGTCCACGATCGCCTGCGCGGTCACCTGGCCCACGCCATTCAGCGTCATCAGTTCTTCCAGGCTG of Corynebacterium sp. 21KM1197 contains these proteins:
- a CDS encoding ComEC/Rec2 family competence protein translates to MRELRLIPAAALVWAVTLAVVLFHEPVAWALVGGAVVIALVLRSPGQALVMGPVGLAACVLGRWRVRLARAEIPEEIRARVAGEPRGVGGKRWLVPVRVEDYPAQVPLFVESEQPITLSRGSLVMARVHWNPSDKPGLSRWVGTVREWQTGTPRGIDAWVADVHERFIVAVREQVGEASQGLIPGMVLGNTTAQGEAERELYLSTGLSHLSAVSGTNVTIVATCVFLLCRLCSLGPRLQLSAAVLAVVVFFVLVGPEPSVLRATLTGLVGLLAVAHSATFPPLHGLSVAVIVLLLYDASLATQWGFVLSVAATAGIVVLYPLLYRWIAGLECGGVRLPDVLVRALAVAVAADVTTAPLVAAMSGRVSLVSVLANLMVSPAVAPITIGGLMAVAALLLPGRGEAIALWVIEPCAWWIHHAAQRCAALPLSTVEATPAWVVVAYAWIAYLVVLGHGRKVVGVLCLGLALGAWSGRRAPPVDMASLRVAVVDTEEEAAALSVASRGEGSRPQMIVVRDGSGQPADYPTQTAEGIPVLFPERDGQVTLHGDGTQHAADGRF